One Chroicocephalus ridibundus chromosome 21, bChrRid1.1, whole genome shotgun sequence DNA segment encodes these proteins:
- the LOC134525813 gene encoding ras-related protein Rab-11A-like, translating into MRGKEDEYDYLFKVVLIGDSGVGKSNLLSRFTRNEFNLESKSTIGVEFATRSIQVDNKTVKAQIWDTAGQERYRAITSAYYRGAVGALLVYDIAKYLTYENAERWLKELQDHADANIVIMLVGNKSDLRHLRAVPTDEAKSFAEKNGLSFLETSALDSTNVETAFHNILSEIYRIVSQRQIAGQPEAEFGPATTIEPIRVLPTQQEGRQAPCCQNI; encoded by the exons ATGCGGGGCAAGGAGGATGAGTACGACTACCTCTTCAAAG TTGTGCTCATCGGGGACTCCGGGGTGGGGAAGAGCAACCTGCTCTCGCGCTTCACCCGCAATGAGTTCAACCTGGAGAGCAAGAGCACCATCGGGGTGGAGTTTGCCACAAGGAGCATCCAGGTGGACAACAAGACCGTGAAGGCTCAGATCTGGGACACGGCCGGGCAGGAGCGGTACCGGGCCATCACCTCAGC GTACTACCGGGGGGCGGTGGGAGCTCTGCTCGTCTACGACATCGCCAAGTACCTGACGTACGAGAACGCCGAGCGCTGGCTGAAGGAGCTGCAGGACCACGCTGACGCCAACATCGTCATCATGCTGGTGGGCAACAAGAGCGACCTGCGGCACCTGCGGGCCGTGCCCACCGATGAGGCCAAGAGCTTTGCAG AGAAGAACGGGCTCTCCTTCCTCGAGACGTCTGCCCTGGACTCCACCAACGTGGAGACGGCTTTCCACAACATCCTCTCGG AGATCTACCGCATCGTCTCGCAGAGGCAGATCGCCGGGCAGCCGGAGGCCGAGTTTGGCCCCGCCACGACCATCGAGCCCATCCGGGTGCTGCCCAcgcagcaggagggcaggcaggcgCCCTGCTGCCAGAACATCTga